In Schistocerca serialis cubense isolate TAMUIC-IGC-003099 chromosome 3, iqSchSeri2.2, whole genome shotgun sequence, the following proteins share a genomic window:
- the LOC126471310 gene encoding uncharacterized protein LOC126471310, with amino-acid sequence MQRVLGETSPYCQIDGNVLTEHFKKVYAKSDFSVSDAPAAVPDFAATTPPDVSEEVLPPITPSEVQQRLQKASNTAPGSDGVTYSDLRREDPGCHVLAKIFSRCWNERKTQVQWKISTTVLIHKKGDVSDVTNWRPLALSSTISKLFAAIVADRTSLWAER; translated from the coding sequence atgcagcgcgtccttggcgagacgtcgccgtactgccaaatcgatggcaacgtgctcacggagcacttcaagaaagtatatgctaaatctgacttttctgtttcagatgcaccagctgctgtcccggactttgccgccaccacgcctcctgatgtcagcgaggaggtcctgccGCCGATCACCCCctcagaggtgcaacagcggctccagaaggcgagcaatactgctcctgggtcagacggagtcacctactcggacttgcgacgtgaggatcctggctgccacgtgctagctaagatcttctcgcgctgctggaatgagcggaagactcaggtgcagtggaaaatatccactaccgtcctcatccacaagaaaggggacgtctcggacgtgacaaactggcggcctttagcattgagctctaccatctctaagctctttgctgcaatcgttgcggaccgcacttctctctgggcagagcgttag